One window of the Janthinobacterium sp. PAMC25594 genome contains the following:
- a CDS encoding error-prone DNA polymerase — protein MNTTSLPLPAPVLPDYAELQVFSHYTFLRGASAPEQLVARAAKLGYASIAITDECTLAGVVKAHIAAKEFGIHLVIGSQMTVTPEDGSSPFALIILATNRNGYGNLSELITVARTRTEKGSYLVLPRDIASPVGDLVHLRSLPDCQFILVPKYNASYDEVERQAAWLIQCVPGRARIALTLHHRAQDEKHRALVSGISEEFGMPVVATGDVCMHVRSYKPLQDTMTAIRHGIPVAQCGYRLAPNAEQHLRSRVRLGNLYSREALDESVRVAQLCEFSLDELRYEYPQELVPDGETATSYLRREAYIGAHWRFPAGIPENVQALLERELGIIAELQYESYFLTVFDIVRFARSQHILCQGRGSAANSAVCYCLGVTEVDPSRGTLLFERFISKERNEPPDIDIDFEHQRREEVIQYIYKKYGRMRAALTAVVISYRPRSVLRDVGKALGVDLSVVDKVAKASHGWGGKSDLQERLVSCGFDPNSPIAEKWAELADRLMRFPRHLSQHPGGFVISHTKLSRLVPIENAAMAERSIIQWDKDDIDAVGLLKVDVLALGMLSCIRRALDLVSEQRGARFELGDVPAEDPATYEMICQADTVGVFQIESRAQMSMLPRLQPRTFYDLVIEVAIIRPGPIQGGMIHPFLRRRQGIDPVSYPSPEIESVLERTLGIPIFQEQVMQIAMVAAGFSPGEADALRRAMAAWKRKGGLEQFEDKLMQGMAERGYTAEFATSIIGQIRGFAEYGFPESHAASFALLAYASSWLKCHEPAAFLTALLNSQPMGFYSRSSLVQDACRHGVEVRPVDVSVSNWDAQLEFIAKGSQPAVRLGLNNIKGLEQEAAWRIEEARAIQQFETTADLASRANLNAGHLNALASANALESLSGNRRQALWEAVASVPDKGLLRSATVVEEPVEMEAPSEAENIVADYRHLGLTLGRHPLALLRARLAAMKFLPAEVLNQFDNGRLARGCGIVTVRQRPETAKGVVFVTIEDESGTVNVICWPNLVEQQRRELMGAKLLGVYGVWQSERNVRHLVAKRLVDLSHMLGELDTKSRNFH, from the coding sequence ATGAACACCACTTCCCTCCCCTTGCCGGCCCCAGTACTACCCGACTATGCCGAGCTTCAGGTATTCAGCCACTACACTTTCCTGCGAGGCGCTTCGGCTCCTGAACAACTGGTCGCACGCGCCGCAAAACTTGGATACGCTTCCATCGCGATTACGGATGAATGCACTTTGGCCGGCGTCGTCAAGGCCCACATCGCCGCCAAGGAGTTCGGAATCCATCTGGTCATCGGCAGTCAAATGACGGTGACTCCCGAGGATGGAAGTTCTCCTTTCGCTCTCATCATCCTGGCGACGAATAGAAATGGATACGGGAACCTCAGCGAACTGATTACCGTCGCGCGGACTCGTACTGAAAAAGGTTCCTACCTAGTCCTGCCCCGCGATATCGCCTCGCCGGTTGGTGACCTGGTGCATTTGCGGAGCCTGCCAGATTGTCAGTTCATTCTCGTGCCGAAATACAACGCCAGCTATGATGAGGTGGAACGCCAAGCTGCGTGGCTGATTCAATGTGTACCTGGTCGCGCCCGCATCGCACTCACCTTGCACCACCGCGCCCAGGACGAAAAGCATCGGGCACTGGTGTCCGGTATATCCGAGGAATTCGGGATGCCCGTCGTCGCAACCGGTGATGTCTGCATGCACGTCCGTTCATACAAGCCCCTTCAAGACACGATGACTGCAATCCGCCATGGCATACCGGTCGCACAATGCGGGTACCGGCTGGCGCCAAACGCTGAGCAACATCTGCGTTCCCGAGTACGCCTGGGTAACCTCTACTCGCGGGAAGCGCTCGACGAATCGGTACGGGTCGCGCAGCTTTGTGAATTCTCACTCGATGAGCTGCGATATGAATATCCGCAAGAATTGGTTCCTGACGGCGAAACGGCGACGTCGTACCTTCGCAGAGAGGCATACATTGGCGCGCACTGGCGTTTCCCGGCAGGTATCCCAGAGAACGTCCAGGCGCTACTGGAACGCGAGCTTGGCATCATCGCCGAACTCCAGTACGAATCGTATTTTCTAACGGTCTTCGATATCGTGCGGTTCGCCAGGTCGCAGCACATTCTCTGTCAGGGCCGTGGCTCGGCCGCAAATTCGGCTGTATGCTACTGTCTGGGCGTCACGGAAGTCGACCCATCGCGCGGCACGTTATTGTTTGAACGGTTCATCTCAAAGGAGAGAAACGAGCCGCCTGATATCGATATCGATTTCGAGCACCAGCGGCGCGAAGAGGTCATTCAGTACATTTACAAGAAATACGGTCGGATGCGTGCCGCCCTTACAGCCGTAGTCATTTCGTATCGACCGCGCAGCGTGCTACGCGATGTCGGAAAGGCCCTGGGCGTTGACCTCTCGGTCGTAGATAAGGTCGCGAAGGCCTCCCACGGTTGGGGTGGGAAATCGGACCTTCAAGAGCGCCTGGTCTCGTGCGGCTTCGACCCAAACTCACCCATCGCTGAGAAGTGGGCGGAGTTGGCCGACAGGTTAATGCGTTTCCCGCGCCACCTTTCACAGCATCCAGGCGGGTTCGTCATCTCCCACACCAAGTTGTCCAGGCTGGTGCCTATCGAAAACGCTGCGATGGCGGAACGTAGCATTATCCAGTGGGACAAGGACGACATCGATGCCGTCGGTCTCCTCAAGGTCGACGTACTCGCACTTGGGATGCTGTCGTGTATCCGGCGTGCACTTGACCTTGTATCGGAGCAGCGTGGAGCGCGGTTCGAGCTCGGCGACGTTCCGGCTGAAGACCCAGCCACATACGAGATGATTTGCCAGGCCGACACGGTAGGCGTATTCCAAATCGAGTCGCGCGCGCAGATGTCGATGCTACCGCGGCTTCAGCCCCGCACGTTTTACGACCTCGTCATTGAGGTTGCCATCATTCGTCCGGGCCCCATTCAGGGCGGGATGATTCATCCATTTCTACGCCGCCGCCAGGGTATCGACCCGGTGTCGTATCCAAGTCCTGAAATCGAGTCAGTCCTTGAACGCACCTTGGGCATTCCGATTTTCCAGGAACAGGTCATGCAAATCGCCATGGTTGCAGCAGGATTTTCACCTGGTGAAGCTGATGCATTGCGCAGAGCGATGGCGGCATGGAAGCGTAAAGGCGGTCTCGAGCAGTTTGAAGACAAGCTAATGCAGGGCATGGCGGAAAGGGGCTACACCGCTGAGTTCGCGACATCAATTATCGGCCAAATTAGAGGGTTCGCCGAGTACGGTTTCCCCGAGTCTCATGCTGCCTCTTTTGCACTTCTGGCGTATGCCTCGAGTTGGCTGAAGTGCCATGAGCCAGCAGCGTTCCTGACCGCGCTGCTGAACAGTCAGCCAATGGGGTTCTACTCGCGTTCCTCCCTCGTACAGGATGCTTGCCGCCACGGCGTGGAGGTGCGCCCTGTCGATGTGTCCGTTAGCAACTGGGATGCACAGCTTGAATTCATTGCAAAAGGTTCGCAGCCGGCCGTTCGTCTGGGCCTCAACAACATCAAAGGCCTCGAGCAAGAGGCGGCCTGGCGCATTGAGGAGGCGCGCGCCATCCAGCAGTTCGAAACCACGGCCGACCTAGCATCACGGGCGAATCTGAATGCAGGCCACCTCAACGCACTGGCGAGCGCCAACGCCCTTGAATCGCTCTCTGGCAACCGCCGCCAAGCATTGTGGGAAGCGGTAGCAAGCGTGCCTGACAAAGGGCTGCTACGGTCCGCCACGGTCGTTGAAGAGCCGGTCGAGATGGAAGCGCCGAGTGAAGCGGAAAACATCGTGGCCGACTACAGGCACCTGGGACTGACACTGGGGCGCCACCCGCTTGCACTCCTGCGCGCGCGACTCGCTGCAATGAAGTTCCTACCTGCGGAAGTTTTGAACCAGTTTGACAATGGCAGGCTCGCACGTGGCTGCGGCATCGTCACGGTGCGCCAGCGGCCGGAGACCGCCAAGGGCGTGGTATTCGTGACCATTGAAGATGAGTCCGGCACCGTGAACGTCATTTGCTGGCCCAACCTTGTCGAGCAGCAGCGCAGGGAGCTGATGGGTGCCAAGCTACTTGGCGTCTACGGTGTGTGGCAGTCTGAGCGCAACGTACGACACCTGGTTGCCAAGAGGCTTGTGGACCTGAGCCACATGCTCGGGGAGCTGGACACCAAATCTCGGAATTTTCATTGA
- a CDS encoding GNAT family N-acetyltransferase: MHLIPLKSDTGISIVPVVVEHAEALALLVQQNAEYLFQYLPALSALSSAEVARTHLLTAVEQASTSEIFEWHIFVDDTLCGAIRLRDIDEGDRKAKIGYFIARTFSGRGIVTSAVRTVLAHCFGELKLNRIELRFAAGNEASKRVAERLGFVREGVLRQEEFLNGVFVDQHVYGLLSRDFAVPAQS; this comes from the coding sequence ATGCATTTAATACCCTTAAAGTCGGACACGGGAATTTCTATCGTTCCGGTTGTTGTCGAACATGCGGAGGCGCTGGCATTGCTGGTGCAGCAAAATGCTGAGTACCTTTTTCAGTATCTACCTGCTTTATCAGCTTTGTCTTCCGCTGAAGTAGCCAGGACGCATCTCTTGACCGCCGTCGAACAAGCGTCCACCAGTGAAATATTTGAATGGCATATCTTCGTAGACGACACCCTATGCGGTGCCATTCGGCTCAGAGACATTGATGAAGGGGACAGAAAGGCAAAAATCGGCTACTTCATCGCGCGAACATTCTCAGGCAGAGGTATTGTTACTTCAGCTGTGCGTACCGTCCTCGCCCACTGCTTTGGAGAATTGAAATTAAACAGAATTGAGCTCCGTTTTGCTGCCGGGAATGAAGCTAGCAAAAGAGTTGCAGAGCGATTAGGTTTCGTGCGTGAAGGAGTCTTGCGGCAGGAGGAATTTCTGAATGGGGTATTTGTTGACCAACACGTGTATGGATTGTTATCTAGAGACTTTGCGGTGCCTGCACAGAGCTGA
- a CDS encoding SOS response-associated peptidase → MCVNYVTVSRQVAFDFFRTSMEDSDDWRDELYQDYVGPIIVHDQAGNRKGLTGTYGFVPKRHMPPGQRLTTMNARAETVGQLRTYKSAWAKSQLCLVPMVRFFEPNWEQSTHVRWSIGMATGEPFAVAGLYREWVEEEGKRTFSFTQLTINADDHPFMSRFHRPGEEKRSLVIVPTSEYDEWLGCKDPERARTYLQPYPADLMCGEPAPKIPGVKQRELF, encoded by the coding sequence ATGTGCGTCAACTACGTAACTGTCTCACGGCAAGTGGCCTTCGACTTCTTTCGCACTTCCATGGAGGACAGCGACGATTGGCGTGATGAGCTGTACCAGGACTACGTTGGCCCAATCATCGTTCATGACCAGGCCGGCAATCGCAAAGGTCTGACTGGCACATACGGGTTCGTCCCCAAGCGGCACATGCCACCCGGCCAGCGCCTCACGACGATGAATGCCCGTGCGGAGACAGTTGGCCAACTGAGGACGTACAAGTCCGCTTGGGCCAAATCTCAACTTTGCCTCGTTCCAATGGTCCGCTTCTTCGAGCCAAACTGGGAACAATCAACGCATGTGCGATGGTCTATTGGAATGGCCACCGGCGAACCGTTTGCCGTCGCCGGCCTCTACCGGGAATGGGTCGAGGAGGAAGGGAAGAGAACATTTTCGTTCACCCAGCTGACCATTAACGCCGACGACCATCCCTTCATGAGTCGCTTCCATCGCCCTGGAGAGGAGAAGCGTTCGTTAGTCATTGTCCCAACCAGCGAATACGACGAGTGGCTTGGTTGCAAAGACCCAGAACGCGCAAGGACATATCTTCAGCCGTATCCGGCCGACCTGATGTGCGGAGAGCCGGCACCGAAGATTCCAGGTGTCAAGCAACGTGAACTTTTTTAA
- a CDS encoding type VI immunity family protein encodes MTDLPFDLQTLMREHPEAMNVPGGLLTKKGPQDYVGGVPAIAGTLFFRDAHLPAVRDAISACFEEFQAKAKPELTWLYREEPPEGPEKMSYVEAKPLKKMLERMDVNDAVSFHYTSGVKAQDAGPWEFQVVGLQAWRAAMGGWGLCGLRFSLPILFSEENPGLFQELFVSFARRLCAVHGYGGYSLILSAARYDENQAFEIFLTSKFKGFDAGHLVAGAATADLGIKTVGWLTAIDNDYVEKVGGISTIRSELPMDWFGLFDYGTGLVIQGGPQPDAAPADFPMPARLVLPNMLLKPIRTTEIGMHYASAGIEPRLIGVAADEWLKRFDVEDNELMAYKAKLLDEPKFTELPILPTLR; translated from the coding sequence ATGACTGACTTGCCATTTGACCTGCAGACACTGATGCGCGAGCACCCCGAGGCCATGAATGTACCTGGGGGCTTGCTTACCAAGAAAGGGCCACAGGACTATGTCGGCGGCGTGCCGGCAATTGCCGGCACCCTTTTCTTTAGGGATGCACATCTGCCAGCCGTCCGCGATGCCATCAGCGCTTGTTTCGAAGAGTTCCAGGCGAAGGCAAAACCTGAGCTGACTTGGCTCTACCGGGAGGAACCGCCAGAGGGCCCGGAGAAAATGAGTTATGTGGAGGCAAAACCGCTGAAAAAAATGCTGGAACGTATGGACGTAAACGATGCTGTGAGTTTTCACTACACCAGTGGTGTGAAGGCGCAGGACGCCGGTCCATGGGAGTTTCAAGTCGTCGGTCTTCAGGCCTGGCGAGCGGCGATGGGAGGTTGGGGGTTATGCGGGCTGCGGTTTAGCCTTCCCATCTTGTTTAGCGAAGAAAATCCTGGGCTTTTCCAGGAGCTCTTCGTCAGCTTTGCACGGCGCCTGTGTGCCGTACACGGGTACGGCGGCTACAGTCTCATCCTGTCAGCCGCTCGCTATGACGAGAACCAGGCATTTGAGATATTTCTGACGTCCAAGTTCAAGGGGTTTGATGCAGGCCATCTTGTCGCCGGCGCAGCCACTGCGGACCTGGGCATTAAGACCGTAGGCTGGCTCACGGCCATAGACAATGATTACGTGGAAAAAGTCGGAGGCATATCAACCATTCGTTCGGAATTACCTATGGACTGGTTTGGCCTGTTTGACTATGGAACTGGACTCGTCATACAGGGCGGCCCCCAACCCGACGCCGCACCTGCTGACTTTCCGATGCCTGCGCGGTTGGTGCTTCCCAATATGCTCCTCAAACCTATTAGGACTACGGAAATTGGAATGCACTATGCATCCGCAGGGATTGAGCCTCGATTGATTGGCGTGGCTGCGGATGAGTGGCTGAAACGATTCGATGTCGAGGACAACGAGCTAATGGCGTACAAGGCTAAACTACTGGACGAGCCGAAATTTACTGAGCTACCAATCCTTCCGACTCTCCGCTGA
- a CDS encoding VRR-NUC domain-containing protein, whose protein sequence is MSKEGATTVVPINKPQLDFPDKKVVCSAVCKCQKMPGIGADGRSLKQECVSARLKALDVILDHRSLYKAEFTYDMTKRPPEPFLDKVVDTKSRILWPGWTKTLWPKDSSRPVPYKPGQGYTRRPDVIIVEDPTKPPTQDNIKQVVEIKFPGDPFRPGQQQDYIVIAGDRKKMVTLAPDQCDCDQTEPKLPEIPVEQLGQAAAILGIIYMAVFKRPPPGGVPAY, encoded by the coding sequence ATGAGCAAGGAAGGCGCTACGACCGTCGTGCCGATTAACAAGCCGCAGCTCGATTTCCCCGATAAGAAGGTCGTATGCTCGGCCGTGTGCAAATGCCAAAAAATGCCGGGAATTGGTGCAGACGGCCGGTCCCTGAAACAAGAATGTGTCTCGGCTCGATTGAAAGCTCTCGATGTGATTCTTGACCACCGAAGTCTATACAAGGCGGAGTTCACATACGATATGACGAAACGGCCCCCAGAGCCTTTTCTGGATAAGGTCGTGGATACGAAGAGCAGAATCCTATGGCCCGGCTGGACGAAGACACTTTGGCCGAAAGACTCAAGCCGCCCTGTGCCTTACAAGCCAGGTCAAGGCTACACACGGAGGCCGGATGTCATTATCGTCGAGGACCCGACGAAGCCTCCTACACAGGACAACATCAAACAGGTGGTGGAGATAAAATTTCCTGGGGACCCTTTCCGCCCCGGCCAGCAACAGGACTACATAGTCATAGCCGGGGATAGGAAGAAAATGGTGACGTTGGCTCCTGACCAATGCGACTGCGACCAAACCGAGCCTAAGCTACCAGAAATTCCGGTAGAGCAGCTCGGACAGGCCGCCGCTATTCTTGGGATAATCTACATGGCTGTTTTTAAAAGACCGCCGCCTGGCGGCGTGCCCGCATATTGA
- a CDS encoding PAAR domain-containing protein, translating to MSNPVILLGDKTSHGGTVVTCSPLSDTHGKGWARVGDMASCPRCKGVFPISQGDSSLIDAGKAVAYHGCKTACGATLISSQMYTLTTPSGGAAPGATSSLAPGALMQGFGIIHTGLASAYQDEPLADDSERFRGRFQVVDAITGEPVRNLDVRVRSTDGKYITGSTDDDGFTQWVERDDLESLAFDLIQDVDA from the coding sequence TTGAGCAATCCCGTCATCTTGCTGGGCGATAAGACGAGCCACGGCGGCACTGTCGTCACCTGCTCACCGCTATCGGATACTCATGGCAAAGGCTGGGCTCGTGTCGGTGACATGGCTTCTTGCCCGCGTTGTAAGGGGGTGTTTCCCATCAGCCAAGGCGACTCCAGCCTCATCGATGCTGGCAAGGCAGTGGCCTACCATGGCTGTAAAACCGCTTGTGGCGCCACGCTAATCTCAAGCCAGATGTACACCCTAACGACGCCATCGGGCGGCGCCGCGCCTGGCGCCACCAGCAGTCTCGCGCCAGGTGCTCTGATGCAGGGCTTTGGTATTATTCATACCGGGCTGGCCAGCGCATACCAAGATGAACCCCTTGCGGACGACTCCGAACGCTTCCGCGGTCGGTTTCAGGTCGTTGACGCTATAACAGGTGAACCCGTACGTAACTTGGACGTGCGTGTACGGTCGACTGATGGCAAATATATCACGGGTAGTACTGACGACGATGGCTTTACTCAGTGGGTAGAGCGGGACGACCTCGAGTCGCTTGCATTCGACCTGATTCAGGATGTTGACGCATGA
- a CDS encoding DMT family transporter: MQKGVTYALLAAITFGASTPFAKLLVGQVAPLELAGLLYLGSGIGLSVWFGIRALATNHQKTSGDRINSRDVPWLAGATLFGGVAGPALLMLGLALTPGSYASLLLNMEGVLTSLLAWFVFKENFDHRIFIGMLLIVAGGVALTWDQVPAEGLPWGSFAIIGACLCWGIDNNLTRKVSASDAVQIAATKGLVAGAVNLAIGASLGLTLPALTTVLMTGVVGFCGFGLSLVLFVLALRNLGTARTGAYFSAAPFVGAVVSLILLGETPAAGFWLAAALMGAGIWLHLTESHGHEHTHEEMEHAHQHSHDEHHGHEHDFPWDGKGSHTHSHRHFPQTHVHAHYPDIHHRHRH, from the coding sequence ATGCAAAAAGGTGTCACCTACGCGCTTCTTGCCGCCATCACCTTTGGCGCCAGTACTCCTTTTGCAAAGCTATTGGTAGGTCAAGTAGCACCACTCGAGCTTGCTGGACTCCTGTACCTCGGTAGTGGTATTGGGCTGTCAGTCTGGTTCGGGATTCGTGCCCTAGCCACCAACCACCAAAAGACCTCCGGCGACCGAATCAACTCTCGTGACGTACCATGGTTGGCAGGAGCGACCTTGTTCGGTGGGGTCGCAGGTCCCGCGCTCCTTATGCTTGGCCTCGCGCTCACTCCGGGCTCGTACGCATCCCTGCTTCTTAACATGGAAGGGGTATTGACCTCACTACTTGCCTGGTTCGTATTCAAAGAAAATTTTGACCATAGAATATTTATCGGCATGTTGCTGATAGTTGCTGGTGGCGTAGCATTGACCTGGGACCAGGTACCTGCAGAGGGGCTACCATGGGGCTCGTTTGCCATTATTGGCGCCTGCCTTTGCTGGGGCATCGATAACAACCTCACCCGCAAGGTCTCTGCCAGCGATGCGGTGCAAATAGCTGCGACAAAAGGATTGGTCGCCGGCGCGGTAAATCTTGCTATCGGCGCGTCGCTAGGTCTTACGCTGCCAGCGCTTACAACTGTGCTGATGACGGGCGTGGTCGGTTTCTGTGGATTCGGCCTTAGCCTGGTGCTCTTTGTCCTTGCCCTTCGTAACTTGGGGACCGCTCGCACCGGCGCGTATTTTTCGGCCGCGCCCTTTGTTGGTGCCGTGGTTTCACTCATACTGCTCGGTGAAACGCCAGCCGCCGGATTTTGGCTGGCTGCGGCGCTGATGGGGGCGGGCATTTGGTTGCACCTCACAGAAAGTCATGGCCACGAGCATACCCATGAGGAAATGGAGCACGCTCACCAGCATTCACACGACGAACACCATGGACATGAACATGACTTCCCGTGGGATGGCAAAGGCTCGCATACTCACTCCCATAGACATTTCCCGCAGACACACGTGCACGCACATTACCCGGACATCCATCACCGACATCGTCACTGA
- a CDS encoding glycine zipper 2TM domain-containing protein, giving the protein MQKTKLGWIAVLGLSLTGCATQYRAAEQPWPRYGTVGQPEYQTFEQPRTEYRTVESPRQDCWNEQVPVQSVDSGYGGAILGGIAGGILGNQIGRGNGKTAATAVGAIAGAMAGDRISSDSAGYRTVQRCRTVIDRKQIPVVIEQGRVLREAPDEERYYNDRDDRRRRNEGNY; this is encoded by the coding sequence ATGCAAAAAACTAAACTCGGCTGGATAGCTGTCCTCGGGCTGTCCTTGACGGGCTGCGCCACCCAATATCGGGCCGCGGAACAGCCCTGGCCCCGATATGGTACCGTTGGACAGCCGGAATACCAGACCTTCGAACAACCACGAACCGAATATCGGACCGTCGAGTCCCCTCGGCAGGATTGCTGGAATGAACAAGTTCCGGTCCAATCGGTAGACTCGGGCTACGGCGGTGCCATTCTCGGTGGTATTGCCGGGGGAATTCTGGGAAATCAGATTGGCCGCGGTAATGGCAAGACAGCCGCCACTGCGGTAGGTGCTATCGCCGGCGCAATGGCCGGTGACCGCATATCTTCGGATTCGGCCGGCTACAGGACGGTTCAGCGATGCCGCACGGTAATTGACCGGAAACAAATTCCTGTGGTAATCGAACAGGGGCGTGTCCTTCGCGAGGCTCCTGATGAGGAACGTTATTACAACGACCGCGACGACCGCCGCCGTCGCAATGAAGGGAACTATTGA
- a CDS encoding bifunctional 2-polyprenyl-6-hydroxyphenol methylase/3-demethylubiquinol 3-O-methyltransferase UbiG — protein sequence MSTRISGTEGYAEEARFLVERWKNISFESQHQIVLDLIPTVTSKVLDIGSGIGTDAAAFFAMGHQVVAVEPTEELRTPGIELHMEYGIEWLDDSLPDLSILRARKEAFDVIMLTAVWMHLDEVQRCRAMPVIASLLSAAGIIIMSLRHGPVPNGRRMFEVTAAETIELAALQGLQLVLNIRTQSVSIENRIAGVSWTRLAFRR from the coding sequence ATGTCCACCCGAATCAGTGGTACTGAGGGCTACGCCGAAGAGGCCAGATTTCTGGTGGAACGGTGGAAAAACATATCTTTTGAGTCCCAACATCAGATTGTTCTCGACCTCATACCTACAGTCACAAGCAAAGTATTGGATATCGGCTCAGGTATTGGTACTGATGCGGCCGCATTTTTCGCAATGGGCCATCAAGTAGTTGCCGTCGAACCGACTGAGGAGTTACGTACTCCTGGTATCGAGTTGCACATGGAATATGGCATTGAGTGGCTCGACGATAGCCTTCCAGATTTGTCAATCCTTCGAGCGAGGAAGGAGGCGTTTGATGTCATTATGTTGACGGCGGTGTGGATGCACCTCGATGAAGTACAGCGTTGCCGAGCGATGCCCGTTATCGCTTCATTGCTCTCTGCAGCGGGTATCATAATTATGTCGTTGCGCCATGGCCCAGTTCCAAACGGTCGACGCATGTTTGAAGTCACGGCGGCGGAAACCATCGAACTGGCGGCGCTGCAAGGCTTACAGCTTGTTCTCAACATTCGCACGCAGTCTGTCTCGATAGAGAATCGTATTGCAGGTGTGAGTTGGACGCGCCTGGCATTTCGCAGGTAA
- a CDS encoding energy transducer TonB, which produces MPCSSIKFHNRLVPRAKKTFSVVAGVALASLSVHCAAATADSSAKGGTLDFSSCAKPVWPKEALDAKKTGTVRLALLIGRDGAVIQSKVVKSSGHVELDEAARVGISKCSFIPGTTDGGPAEGWLLLQYVWTQD; this is translated from the coding sequence ATGCCTTGCTCATCGATTAAGTTCCACAACCGCTTAGTCCCCCGCGCCAAGAAAACGTTTAGCGTAGTGGCGGGCGTAGCCCTAGCCAGCCTATCGGTTCATTGCGCGGCAGCGACCGCAGACAGTTCTGCCAAGGGAGGTACACTCGATTTCAGTAGCTGCGCTAAGCCGGTGTGGCCCAAGGAAGCACTTGATGCAAAAAAAACCGGAACGGTTAGGCTTGCCTTGCTAATTGGGCGCGATGGAGCCGTTATACAATCTAAGGTTGTCAAATCTAGCGGTCACGTGGAACTAGATGAGGCGGCGCGTGTGGGCATCTCCAAATGCTCCTTCATCCCTGGCACGACGGACGGTGGTCCGGCCGAGGGATGGTTGCTGTTGCAATACGTTTGGACTCAAGACTGA
- a CDS encoding H-NS family nucleoid-associated regulatory protein, translated as MTSYAEYVEQIAKLQSLAEAARKDEISAAIQKIKELMQLHGITAGDLAAGGRAKPAKAKGSVPAQFKNPETGETWTGRGRAPRWLDGKDREQFRITG; from the coding sequence ATGACATCGTACGCAGAGTATGTTGAACAAATCGCAAAATTGCAATCATTGGCCGAAGCTGCCCGCAAAGATGAAATCAGTGCTGCGATTCAGAAAATCAAGGAACTGATGCAGTTGCATGGAATTACCGCGGGGGACCTCGCCGCCGGAGGCCGTGCGAAGCCGGCAAAAGCCAAGGGCTCGGTACCAGCACAATTCAAGAACCCTGAAACGGGTGAGACGTGGACTGGCCGAGGCCGCGCGCCGCGCTGGCTTGATGGCAAGGACAGGGAGCAATTTCGTATCACGGGTTAA